From a single Thermodesulfovibrionales bacterium genomic region:
- a CDS encoding slipin family protein, translating to KIIHADGEFQASQKLADAAKVIASQPMALQLRYLQTLVEVSAEKNSTTIFPVPIDLIKPFLDRMERKD from the coding sequence AAGATCATCCACGCCGACGGCGAGTTTCAGGCATCCCAAAAGCTTGCCGATGCAGCGAAGGTCATCGCGTCACAACCTATGGCGCTCCAGTTACGGTATCTCCAGACGCTCGTTGAAGTGTCCGCAGAGAAAAACTCCACAACGATCTTTCCGGTTCCCATTGACCTCATTAAGCCGTTTCTCGACAGAATGGAGAGGAAGGACTGA
- a CDS encoding VTT domain-containing protein, producing MMAFLDSLGPLSFVGFILLQVIQVVAAPIPGEVTGLLGGFLYGPVLGILLSTIGLTIGSYIAFALARVFGRPFVEKLVDRRTMSRFDYLLHHKGAFLVFLLFLIPGFPKDYLCYILGLGHLTTSEFLVIGGTGRLFGTILLTLGGSYIRHHQYVRFFLLAGVAIIVVFIALLYRDRLERLFRKWHIISYKKKKRKKSERSRSLSEEKETGMTHPPKKI from the coding sequence ATGATGGCATTCCTGGATTCCCTCGGTCCGCTCTCCTTCGTCGGTTTCATTCTCCTTCAGGTGATACAGGTCGTTGCCGCTCCTATTCCCGGCGAAGTCACGGGTCTCCTGGGCGGCTTTCTCTACGGGCCTGTCCTCGGAATATTACTTTCGACTATCGGATTGACCATAGGCTCCTACATAGCCTTCGCGCTGGCGCGGGTATTCGGAAGGCCCTTTGTCGAAAAACTCGTCGACAGGAGAACCATGAGCCGGTTCGATTACCTCCTCCATCACAAAGGTGCATTTCTCGTCTTCCTGCTCTTCCTCATACCCGGATTCCCGAAGGACTACCTCTGCTATATCCTTGGTCTCGGACATCTCACGACAAGTGAGTTCCTCGTAATTGGCGGTACGGGCAGACTCTTCGGAACGATCCTCTTAACCCTCGGAGGTTCCTACATACGACACCACCAATACGTAAGATTCTTTCTTCTCGCCGGTGTTGCGATCATCGTTGTCTTCATCGCCCTGCTTTACAGGGACAGACTCGAGCGCCTGTTTAGAAAATGGCATATCATAAGTTACAAAAAGAAGAAGCGAAAGAAATCTGAGAGAAGTCGGTCTCTGTCAGAAGAAAAAGAAACCGGAATGACCCACCCCCCAAAAAAAATCTAG